The genomic interval TCATGAAAATCAAAATTATACAATTACATTTCATGAAAATCACACTTAGGCCCCCCATCTATTGGCTTATTGATGGATAagccaaacaacatatttgcaaacgaaaaataattatgaataaaacttttatatacgtgttcttagcgatctaaaagcaaaggccgAAAAATatacttcgatgaaaaaaacctcaaaatcaatttcaaatgtaatgttgaaaatttaaatcttaGCTGCTAaacataagtataagcgaaaatatGTGGCTTTTATTGATGATATTTCTTAAAATTGAGAGTTTCTCGATGATATTTGTTGCATTTTTAGTCACAATTTAAGAACACACTTCAATTTCATTCCATATACTCCTCCTCTTTCCCTTTCTATAATTTCGGGCTACACTAATACTTATGGTCTGCCCTTATTAATAACCAAACGAGGAGGAAATGACTTTTGCCGTCACAATAAATATAAAAGCTTCCCGAAGGGCCCACACGGCCGAAGAAGGCGAAAAGGAGGAGCCGTTTCACGCCTTGCTTGCCAGACCAGCCCGCCGCAGAGACGTCGACGGCCGGACAAGCATCCTGTGCCGCtgacccgtgggccccaccaccagCTCCTCCTTTTATCACGGCGCGTATAAAAATCCCCGCATCTACCCGCTCCGCTCCTATCAgagcgaggagagagagagatagggagagggatttcgattttttttttctccacggCGAAATccgcgaggcggaggaggaggagggcgagatGGGGGCGGCGGAATCCGTGCCGGAGACCTCCATACACGAATTCACCGTCAAGGTCCGGCGATCTCCCCCCCCCATctcctcttccgccgccggATTACGCGACGGAtttttgctgatttttttttctcgttttcttttttcttttttaattgtttttttttttgagcaggATTGCAACGGCAAGGAGGTGAGCCTGGAGATGTACAAGGGGAAGGTGCTTATCGTCGTCAACGTCGCCTCCAAATGGTATATACTTCGCCATCACGATCCTGTCCTCACCATGGTCGTGGgtagaattttcttttttcttttttttttgggtgtgtgAAAATGGTGTTCTTGACTGCGGGTATGCTTTGATTTGATCTGTACCGGGCAGTGGGTTCACGGAGACCAACTACACGCAGCTGACGGAGCTCTATCAGAAACACAGGGACAAAGGTTAGTCTGCGCCGCTCATCCATAGCATATATCCAGTGACTGAAGAGCGATTGCAGTTCGTAATTTGGAGTAATCGATACTGTATCGATCATGGATACGTGTTGGCGACTAGGCTCTATGTTGTTTTCAAGTGTATTAACATGTTAGTCTAATTAGTgtttcccgcaaaaaaaaatctgattgaTACTAACGAAGTATATAAATcttacccaaaaaccgaaaggATATTATGCGTTTAagtaaaatttataatggcGAATTGTGATCTATGCGTTTAAGTTGTAAGTTTCATTGCACTCCAGTTGGATATTATGTGAATGCAATACACAAGACCTATTGGCTTTTACAGTGTTAGTTGCAGTATTTGATTATATTTGGATCGAATATTTCTTTAAAAGTTCCACTTATCTTTGGTTTAGGACAAAACTAACTTCACCTGCTTCCAACATGAGCAGATTTTGAGATTCTAGCATTTCCCTGCAATCAGTTCTTGCGACAAGAGCCAGGATCTGACCAGCAAATAAAGGATTTTGCTTGCACAAGATTTAAAGCTGAATATCCCGTTTTTCAGAAGGTAAGAACTATCCGATGAACCTGCTTGCTTGCTGGAAGCTTCcaattatttattaattagtgaATCCTCAGTTTGAGTCCCTCATTATTGGTACTTAGAGCTTAAAACACTATCTGTATCCTTCTTTTTTAACAGGAAACAGTAGAGAGAACCCTACTGaaactaattttaaataaataaatacatatgaATCTACAAAGATCAAAAGGAGCAGGAAGTTCAAACCATAGGCCTTAAATCTCTACCAGCAATCGAAATGTTATAGAAAACACACTTGAAATTCCAATGCAAACTATCCTACCCGATTTTTCAGAGCATCAACCAACTTCTGAAAAAGGAATAGTTTGAGCCAAATCAAGCCCAACAACAAAGTTATTTCCAGTCCGTGCCTCATTATTGGAACCTTGTCATGTATGCCCCTGTTCCTTTGTGTCCAAATGTTCTAATTAGGACCTGCATGTGCCTTTGCTGTGCCCCTGTTCCTTTGTGTCCAAATGTTCTAATTAGGACCTGCATGTGCCTTTGCTGGGCAATAGCATTGATACCAATTAATTAAATGTGTGCATGGAGAATAAGAGAGTAGATCAACTGACTTTGTTTCCCTCCATTATACCACACGGAAATATGAGTCATTTATTCATGAGAGTGATAACACTTATTTTGTGAGGGCCACTGGCCCAGGAAGGAGAAGATGAGGGAATACCTAGAAATTCTAGGATgacttatatttaggaaattaaCTGAGAAGGTTAAGATAGCTTATAAATCAGAGGGAGTATCTTAGTAGGTTTTGCTGAACTGacatttaaaaaatagttgCATCGAGTCCTTCACTCCTGCATCCAAATTACATATAGCACAATGATTACAAGTTATAGTTCTTGATTCTGCAGCATACCACTTGcagttatttttccttttcaaaagtgTTTGTAAGAAGAGTTTAGGCATAAGCGTATGCATTAGAATGCATTAGAAAGAACTTTTGTACACACTAGAATGCACTAGATCCCCAAAGGGGAGACCAGATATCCTGGCAATCATGCGTCTCTACAAAAGAGATAATCACTGATAACTCTTGCAACTGTTTACTGgcaatttataatagaaatgaAAATCTAGCAATAGAAATTCTGTGCATCTATGTTTTCCCTTTTCCATATGAATGTAGCTGAGGATATTATTCTTTTAGGAAAGAATTGAGCCAGAGATCCTCAGGTCTAGATAAGGCATCAGTTGTTTTAGGACTCGTTACCATTGAGAAGAGCCTTTTCCACTATTTTCATGAAGGTGAAAAAGTTCTACATTATCTTTGCCACAAGatattttaccttttctttattaaaaataacttttgaaaatatgttaaaaGAATCTAGAGACTAGCCACATTACGTCTTCTAATGTTGATGATAACCTAATGCAAAGCAATACTATTTAATTATCTTTTTGTAAGAATTTATTTGAATCCCATATTTCTTGCAATCATTACATAGCCATAACAATTACGACATGTGGATTTATTTAACTTTATTTTGTTGGAAGCCACtagttatttttcaaattttgtatcTGCAGGTGCGTGTAAATGGTCCTGATGCTGCACCACTTTACAAATTTTTGAAAGCTAGCAAGCCTGGCTTGTTTGGATCTAGAATCAAGTGGAACTTTACCAAATTTCTTATTGATAAGAATGGCAAAGTCATTAACAGATACTCGACTGCGACCAGTCCCTTGTCTTTTGaggtctctctctctttctctctctagccTCTCGCTTACTCGCTCTATATGCACATACACAATTTTGATATATCTGTTTAAAATGTACAGAAAGACATCCTGAAGGCGCTCGAGGATTAGATCtcgtaccccccccccccccccccccccccccaatcctTCATTTGCAGAAGTAGGCAAAGTATCTGGTTGTAATATCTAGACCTATGGGATGCTCAATAGTGAATTTTTGCAATATATTCCTTATTTTGTGTAGTGTATTTGTTGtctttatatattattatattgtaAGTAGAGGTTGGCTGGTTGGGTAGGCACTGTTTTGTCTATACTGGTTTTATATGGCTTGGCTTGAAAATTTGTTTAGAAACCTAAGACATTATTATCAACGTGTAATATCGACAAGTTGAAATTGTATGTAGCGTAAGGTTTGTGTTTGCACTGAATTTGTTCCAAGTTGTGGTTAGAAGGGAGCACACTCTGCAAAGTTCTAAATCAGATAAAATTTAGGACAATCACATCAACATCCGTGTAAGTCTTTCCATATAGCCTGAATTCATTGTGTCAAAGGAAGTATAGGAATTACAATAAGATCAAGTGATTTCAGATATGATTGATCATGACTGTTCAATATTTCGGACAATGATTTGTATATGTGAAACACATTACGCAACCATTCCGATTGGGTGGCAAGCGCCCTCTACAATCTGGTGGTGCGATTGCACGAAGAATTTACGTAAACGTTGGCTCCTTCGAGAcacatgattgaaaaaaaatatatgaagaaatagaaaataacaCGTTAGAATTTAAGTGCAAAATAGAGAAAgcaaaatagagaaaataatcATTTAATTGAACTgcaagaaaaatataggaattgaatgagagagatagactcataGGAAACTTTTCACGATGTTAGATCTAATGCTAAAAATCCTCCAAGATTGAGGCACCCATTTAgtaatttcataggattcaataGCTCAATCCTGTGTTTCAAATGGTCATATAACAAAGGGTTATATAGGAAAAACTTACAGGATTTTGAATCCTACAAAAATATTAtgtctttttctttcaaatcaAAGGGGGTCTGAGAGTACTTCCGTGTCAGGCCCTGAGCTCTTCTgattaaggccttgtttagttcccaaaatttgtttttttccaaaaaacgtcacatcgaatttgcatgaagcattaaatatagataaaaagaaaaactaattgcacagtttgcatgaaaatcacgagacgaatcttttgagcccaattaatccatgattagccataagtgctacaataacccacatgtgctaatgatggattaattaggcttaataaattcgtctcacggtttccaggcaagttatgaaattagttttttcattcgtggcTGAAAACCCTTTCCGACATTCGGTCAAATGTCCGATgtgacattcaaaaattttattttcacgaactaaacacccTAAGACGTTTCAGGTCGGACCACATATAACACAGGCAGAAATTTTCCTACAGGATTGCATATATTGACAAGGCAGGCAACGTTGTTAGGACAGAAAGCATACGGTAGTAGTAATATATAGAACTTTGGCAAAAAAAAGATTACACTGAACGGTCTCAGGCCACTAAATAAATCAGAACTGAAGACATTCCAACAAAGCTGTTTGTCTTGCGGCAATTGGCTCTGTTAGCTTCTATTGATCGTCACAAAACAAAGAACCAAATATCCTGTGTAATTTCTTTTCACCAAGACATTGAAGAAAATCACATTGCAATCTTTAACTCATGCCTGTGACAGCTGAAGCTGTCCACGATTCTCTCTGCAAATTTAGAAGAATCTCCTGACAGCACAGCACAGCGCTGCTCCAGCTGCGAATCCACCAAACGCGGTAAAGAGGGTGCTCACTGCTCAGACTTTATCTGAAGCATCATCCTCGtcctgctgctggtggtggtggtggtggtggtgaagcgTGGCCTCTGAGCTCCTCACCGCAGCCAGCTTTTCAGCCAATCTTTGCTCAAGTGCCCTTTGACCCCTTTCTCTGCAGTGAACCAACCACAGTCAAACAGCAGCCTAGTAGGTCGGATAATATTGTGAGCATTGTAGCCATGGCGCCCATGCTTGCAAGTTGTACTATCGAAATTCAGTTGGTTGAGATGAATGAATAGGACTCATGCCGTCcgttttaaaagttttaagtcagagagagagagagagagagagagagagagagagagagagagagagagttgccTGGGACGAGAGCTTCACATTTTCAAAGGGAAAGCAATGCCTACGAAAATGCAGGATATGTGTTTGTATGCAGTTAAAAAAACAGTGGGAACAGACCCCACAGAGACTTCTTTTGAGTATTTTTGGGCTTTGCAAAGATGCAGTTCAATGAATGCAACATCATATGGCCAGCATTATTATGATGGTTTCCCCAAATGGACTAGATAGGATGAataggaaaagaaagagaatcCACACCTTCTACGGTTTGCCTCAATAGAATATGAACCAGGTAACAGTCCATCCAGTGTTTGATCATTGGCTTCAGATCTTTCGGATCGTCCACAAACAAGTGTATGGAACACAGATGCTATTGGGTCCAAAACTGGTCTGCATGTTTCGACATATCAGAAAGAATAAACGTTAGGAAATGTAGAATATAAGGCGCAAACGTAGTTCTTCTGAGAATCAGAAAAGGAAATCCATATGGACTGTTAAACTCACATAGAGAGAATGCTGGATTTATTTGGATGCATTTTCATCTTGCACAGTTGGCTAAAAGGTTAATTAatactttgtaaaaaaaatccatgaaaACTTTTTTGAGAGCTCTTCACAAAATCCCTATAGCTAATATGACAGCATGAATTCTTAGTAACTTCTGCCTTAGCTTGGCAGACTGCTGGTTAGGTACACACTGATCCTCTCCAGAATCATATTTTAATTCTTGAGCATTTTtttatgattgtttttttttagtaCGGCTGCCTTTTCCCCAGAAATAAGGTAAACCTGAATATTATGATTACTTACAAGAATATTTACATGTTTCAATAAACAAGTTTATTTTAAGGGGGGCCTAAAATGTTTCAGATGTTTGCAGAAATACTGTGTGATTGTGTTGGACTTCAGCAGGCTTACAGAAACAGCACATGGCAAGATCCCAAGAGAAAATTAATACCTCAAAAATTCAGGGAAGAAGCTTGAGAATGAGAATTCATCACTTGGGTCCCCCTTTAAGCCTGCTTCTAGCCTCTTTTGGAAGTAACGCAGGTAAATCCAGCTCAGGTAGATGCCAAATAATATAATTGGGATGTATGACACTGAATCCTTCATGAAGAAGCTTAGGGAAACCGAAATAAATGCAACAAGAGATGGAATCCACTGAGTAAACATAAAATTGAGGTGTCAGTTCTCCCTTGAGGAGAAAAATTGAATACCAAATTGGATTAATCTAACAATAGATGTGAACAAACCTTTGCTTTAATATTCAGCAGGAAAAGAGTAATCTCTTGATCAGGTAAAATTTGCTTGATACCCACCAGAAATCCTGAAAGAACTCCATAGAACCCAGAAAGAGGCGTGTAACTGCagaatcaaatatttttttcattgtcaAGATTCATTCATGAAAAACAAGTTTAAAAAGTAATTCATTCATGTATATCCTatactgaaaaaaaatcacaaaatttatttgattaattCTGAACAAGCCAGATAACCCTGGTTCCATCATATAGGTTACTTATCGTATCAGAAGGCAAAATGGGAACTCCAAACACCATTTCGAATTATCAAGTGAGCTATAATCATTTCAAAGAACTTGAGCATGTAGAAGCAGAGGAATCATATACCTATTGATTCAAATCTGCATGTGAAAAATCCTAAAAGCGAGAACACAAATTTTAAAGCACTTTAAGGGCCTGATTTGCAACCATCCAATTTTACTGGTAAGCTATTGCATAGATGTGTACTTACAGGTAGATCTCCTGCTGTGTTATGTAGTACAAAACAATAGCTGTTACAAAGACACAAGCCGAAGTTGAGAGATTGACAAGAAAAATGAACTTTAGTAATTCCTTAGCACCCCACAAAGGCTCCAACACTTTTCCCAAAACAAGAAGACCAACTATGCTGACAATCACCTGTAATAATAAGTGCATAATTCATGTCAGGTATTTCATGCAGTGTCCAAGGTGAATAAGAGTAACAGAACACAAGAAACAGAGCTTTCCTAGAGAGTGGAAGATCAAAACACACCACCATCACATGAATATCACATACACATCATAAGATGGTTTAGGCAGGGAGGACAAAAGAAAAACCTGGACAATGAATTAGTACaatataaccataatttttaagttttCCAATACAACAAAAGTTCATAGATTGGAATTGAGTACAATATGAACTTTCTAAGATGTTTAAAAAGAGGTAGATGTGAAACCTAAGAAAAAGATAATCATATAGAATGGTATCCCACCAGGCCATCCTActaaacttcaaaaaaaaaaaaaactaagctcATCTAAACCAACTAAGAAATAGGCATCATATTGAACTATACTCAACAAAATTTTCTACCGCCATTTTGTTACATTTCCATTCATAATGGTCCAGAGGATTTAGCTTTATAGGGACAACAGTAAGACAAAAGTGGAGAAAGATGGTTGAATAGTGCAAAATAAGAAGTCAGAACGCATGTTATGGATACATATAAATGGCCAAACCTACCCCTGGAATTGTTTGCTCAATATAGCCTGAAGTTACAAGGTTCCAAGCAAATGGGATTGTCCTGTAGAAAACACATTTAAATCATGATTCATTTGGAAACAATCATCTCGGTCAATTGAATTCATTTCATATTTGTCGATAAAGATCTCGATAAGCTATATGCTGTGCATtgatataattatatttgttgTAACAAAAACTTAACAACAGAGACAATGAGCCATGGGTGTATATTAATAACATCAGTAATTTAACGAACAATCTGATTTATATCGAGCACAAATGCGATTCAAGATGAACATAAACTACTGCTTTTTAAAACAATCCATTGCCCAGAGCATGCACTAAAATTTCTCCAAATGCAGGGGGCAGAACCCAAAAATGTGCACAAATCTAGTTCCCTTATTAGTTGCCAAAAGAAATACgcccatccgtcccaaaatataagagcaTAGAATCGAATCGATTGTGACATCTCCAAATTTAAAGTACTAGTAAATATTCCATCAAATCTAGgttattatattatgggagggagagagtagcCATTAATCTTGTGGGGTTTTACGATGACGGTTGGTGGCACCTGGAGGGAATAAGCGCGAGGTAGGTGACAGCTGAAGGGAACAGCCGGATCACGATGTGGCCGAGGAACAAGACGACGGCGAGGCCCTTGCACAGCTTGGTGAACCCGGATTTCCCGACCTGCATTACCGCAACCAGTAATTTAATTCCGGAACAAATCAATAAACAGGCAACCTGATCGCGAGGAGAGGCGAGCAGAAGTATAATCCGGAAGATTCTAGAAGCTCGCGGCGATCGGAAGTTCTCCGACGacgcacagagagagagagagatcgcggCGACCTACCGGGGGCAGAGTCGAAGCGGAGGAGGCGCTCATCGTGGCGACAgcggggtgggggaggggggggggggggaggaagCCAAGCCaccagcgggcggcggcggccggccgacgAGCTAGGTCGAGGtggccctcgtcgtcgtcggcggtggtggagcgAAGCGGACGAGGGCTCGAGTCGAGCAAGGCGGATGGTGGTGGGTTTTATGGTGGGTTTGGTTTCGCGGAGGATGAACGGTGGGGCCCAGTCGTTAGTGCAACGAGACCTTCTGATCTGATGGCCCCGTCAGGATTTAATTTGGTCCGGTCCAAATCCAACACACGCCTAATTTTACTGTGCAGATGATTCCGCACgaactctccttttttttttttctcatttacgCGCAGCTCACCTTATGTTGAATGTGTGATCTACATGTAGCTTCGAGAGTTTATCGTGTGAAAAAAGATGATGAAATCGGGGTTATTAATATACTTCAGTACTTAAGAAGAGAGTTGAGGGTGGCCAAAAAAACAAAGGTACAATTTACTAGTTTAAagtgaaaattttgtttaaagTGCGGTCCGAAGCGAAACTTTGCTAATAAATAATAGTTCAAACTgtaatatatatcattattGATTAcgattttatatttatatatatatatatatcctaacgatttattagttaaaattgaaaaaaaaatgataaataaaaattcaaaataaactctaaaaccttttaagatttaaattgcCTGTAGGTGATAAGTCAATGAGCAAATGGTGGTGTTTTTATATCTGTCTAGAGTAGAGAAGTTGTACTAATAATTTACAAAGATATTTTTTAACGACTTGGTGTTTGTCAACGCACAAGTTAGCTATGCCTTCACACGCTTTTGTGTTCTCTTCTTGCGTACGAATTGAAGTGAGAACCGAGCTGACCAACAAAGGTCATCTCAACTCCATTCAGTAGTTTGGCTTGGCGCCATTGGAGTGAAGAACTGCACCATTGGAGTGGAGAAGCGCCCACCCTCCTGTTATTATCCTTATTAATAATGGTTAGTACTACTTAGTAGTAGCTTTGTTAGGACAATTAATTAGTCGTATCAGTTAACATTAGGACAACGTCGATACTTCGGTTAGAATAGGTTTCCATatcacaaagaaaataatattaaattaatggTAAATTGTACAGTCGGTCCCTAAAATTGTTTGATGTGTCATCTACCTTT from Oryza glaberrima chromosome 3, OglaRS2, whole genome shotgun sequence carries:
- the LOC127768654 gene encoding probable glutathione peroxidase 4 → MGAAESVPETSIHEFTVKDCNGKEVSLEMYKGKVLIVVNVASKCGFTETNYTQLTELYQKHRDKDFEILAFPCNQFLRQEPGSDQQIKDFACTRFKAEYPVFQKVRVNGPDAAPLYKFLKASKPGLFGSRIKWNFTKFLIDKNGKVINRYSTATSPLSFEKDILKALED
- the LOC127767722 gene encoding rhomboid-like protein 19, which codes for MSASSASTLPPVGKSGFTKLCKGLAVVLFLGHIVIRLFPSAVTYLALIPSRTIPFAWNLVTSGYIEQTIPGVIVSIVGLLVLGKVLEPLWGAKELLKFIFLVNLSTSACVFVTAIVLYYITQQEIYLYTPLSGFYGVLSGFLVGIKQILPDQEITLFLLNIKAKWIPSLVAFISVSLSFFMKDSVSYIPIILFGIYLSWIYLRYFQKRLEAGLKGDPSDEFSFSSFFPEFLRPVLDPIASVFHTLVCGRSERSEANDQTLDGLLPGSYSIEANRRRERGQRALEQRLAEKLAAVRSSEATLHHHHHHHQQQDEDDASDKV